Proteins from a genomic interval of Papaver somniferum cultivar HN1 chromosome 4, ASM357369v1, whole genome shotgun sequence:
- the LOC113271794 gene encoding serine carboxypeptidase-like 25 isoform X2, which yields MASSNGNKIMLLSFLLLFLSSLSVSSSSKRTRAEEEEQHDRISALPGQPKVSFQQYSGYVTVNQKSGRALFYWLTEAAVRDPVSKPLVIWLNGGPGCSSVAYGASEEIGPFRLNKTGTGLYLNKFSWNSIANLLFIESPAGVGFSYSNTSSDLLNSGDRRTAKDCLEFVIQWLERFPRYKNRDVYITGESYAGHYVPQLAREIMAHNKIAKHPIHLKGIMVGNAVTDNYYDNVGTITYWWSHAMISDKTYRQLLNKCDFHRQKNSNECETLYSYAMDQEFGNIDQYNIYAPPCNKSDGSQRTLRLPHRPHQVFRQISGYEGYDPCTEKYAEIYYNRPDVQKALHANTTKIPYKWTACSETLNRNWNDTEASMLPIYKEMIAGGLRVWVFSGDVDSVVPVTATRFSLERLKLSAKIPWYPWYVKKQVGGWTEVYEGLTFATVRGAGHEVPLFKPRAAFQLFKSFLNGIPLPKSSN from the exons ATGGCTTCTTCTAATGGAAATAAGATCATGCTTCTCTCTTTTCTACTTCTCTTCTTATCATCACTGAGCGTAAGTAGCAGTAGTAAGAGAACTAgagcagaagaggaagaacagcaTGATAGGATATCAGCACTACCAGGACAACCCAAAGTTTCTTTTCAACAGTATTCAGGTTATGTTACTGTTAACCAAAAATCCGGCAGAGCTCTGTTCTACTGGCTCACTGAAGCTGCTGTTCGTGATCCTGTCTCTAAACCCTTAGTCATCTGGCTCAATGGAG GTCCTGGCTGTTCATCAGTAGCTTATGGTGCATCGGAAGAAATAGGTCCGTTCAGGTTAAACAAAACTGGTACGGGTTTATACTTGAACAAGTTCTCATGGAACTCCATAGCCAACTTGCTATTCATCGAAAGTCCGGCAGGAGTCGGTTTCTCTTATTCTAATACATCCTCGGACTTGTTGAACTCCGGTGATCGGCGTACCG CAAAAGATTGTCTTGAATTCGTCATCCAGTGGTTAGAACGGTTCCCTCGTTACAAGAATCGGGATGTGTACATTACTGGAGAAAGCTACGCTGGTCACTATGTTCCTCAGTTAGCCAGGGAGATAATGGCACACAACAAAATCGCTAAACATCCCATTCATCTCAAAGGAATCATG GTTGGAAATGCGGTGACAGATAACTACTACGACAACGTAGGCACCATAACATATTGGTGGAGCCATGCAATGATTTCAGATAAAACGTACAGGCAACTACTCAACAAATGCGATTTTCATAGGCAAAAGAATTCAAACGAATGCGAAACGTTGTACTCGTACGCAATGGATCAAGAATTCGGAAACATTGACCAATACAACATTTATGCTCCACCATGCAACAAGTCAGATGGTAGCCAGAGGACGTTACGGTTGCCGCATAGACCTCACCAG GTATTTAGGCAAATTTCAGGATATGAAGGATACGATCCATGTACCGAAAAGTATGCAGAAATTTATTATAATCGGCCTGACGTACAAAAGGCTCTCCATGCAAATACAACTAAAATCCCTTACAAATGGACTGCGTGCAG TGAAACTTTAAACCGAAATTGGAACGACACGGAAGCATCGATGCTTCCAATATACAAAGAGATGATTGCTGGTGGATTGAGAGTCTGGGTATTTAG CGGCGATGTTGATTCAGTTGTGCCGGTTACTGCAACTAGATTCTCGCTTGAGCGCCTCAAGTTATCAGCAAAGATACCATGGTATCCATGGTATGTCAAGAAACAGGTGGGAGGATGGACAGAAGTATATGAAGGATTAACATTTGCAACAGTAAGAGGTGCAGGTCATGAAGTTCCTCTTTTCAAACCAAGAGCTGCTTTTCAACTTTTCAA GTCATTTTTGAATGGAATTCCTCTCCCAAAATCATCAAATTAA
- the LOC113271792 gene encoding exocyst complex component EXO70E2-like, with protein sequence MIKKWIQSLKTFVRLYLASEKQLCDQVFEECDSAKLHCFIEVSKSSMWQVLDFVEAICTGSAEPEKQFRILDMYELLTDLIPKVDALFSGQARCLFQMEYREAINRLGCCVKRTFLKFETAVRWEPSTNPFAQGGIHHLTRLRVRTSGSFSEIRGLKDRLGNSNFRLENRSVLHGDQSLIY encoded by the exons ATGATCAAGAAATGGATTCAGTCTTTGAAGACGTTCGTGCGTCTTTACCTTGCAAGTGAGAAGCAGCTCTGCGACCAAGTATTTGAGGAGTGTGACTCTGCAAAATTGCATTGTTTCATTGAGGTTTCGAAATCTTCGATGTGGCAGGTGCTGGATTTTGTCGAAGCCATATGCACTGGGTCTGCAGAGCCGGAAAAGCAGTTTCGGATACTTGACATGTATGAGTTGCTTACTGATCTCATTCCAAAGGTAGATGCTTTGTTCTCTGGCCAAGCTCGTTGTTTGTTTCAAATGGAGTACCGAGAAGCAATTAATCGGTTGGGGTGTTGTGTGAAGAGAACATTTTTGAAATTTGAGACTGCAGTCCGATGGGAGCCGTCTACGAATCCATTTGCGCAAGGTGGAATTCATCATCTGACAAG ATTAAGGGTTCGGACCTCAGGATCATTTTCGGAGATCCGTGGCTTAAAAGACAGATTGGGAAATTCCAACTTCAGGCTAGAGAATAGAAGCGTGCTACATGGGGATCAATCCTTGATTTACTAA
- the LOC113271793 gene encoding uncharacterized protein LOC113271793, producing MADEVLVLSDKLGKSMSDECLRGGVKSMVNFVSPAPILKGEDRTNYSDSILVAVREVSKKRVEAASAATRRAENWDAVVKAAVMAAEAVSQASTITAMGEPIPFTLQELAEAGPEDYWKIHQHDQIAKPDSYATNMAEQLEAVCAEEGVTRHIERNLEETEGTSDQGKKVLPPNELSEQVESSNFPVNGMRWGPAGNSEKGLVEPKPGRTSVFDETVGSSPKYQVGSICALENSQSEGNRAAHESARISTENQIEEGSVPEVLSCEEGLGWLVWLPAKVLNLKHGKAYVCCTELARCEGPDQREYVLLDGEGGQAPRIHIPHLVSGLKYEGTRKRQRSAVGDCSWSTGDKVDAHINNGSELATSVTGVELDPAKVDTSELQKLKTMLEKAMQESRSKDAKMLNLESRVRSKDQLCKNQQEEVEELARKMHLKLEVQSQYEKQVWQLNDKLKGREEICNDLQRKVIELESKLKERETSVFLALQRKIKELEIKLKEKAQQQSDSAVLQLMARQPESQHPVPPKPLNCEFRDCVLYRPVPLREKKRRHDSK from the exons ATGGCTGATGAGGTTCTAGTTCTTTCAGACAAACTTGGAAAATCGATGTCTGATGAATGTCTTCGTGGTGGTGTGAAGAGTATGGTGAATTTTGTCTCTCCCGCACCCATCTTGAAAGGAGAAGACAGAACTAACTATTCGGACTCGATTCTTGTTGCCGTTAGGGAGGTATCTAAAAAGAGGGTTGAAGCTGCTTCAGCTGCTACAAGACGAGCTGAGAACTGGGATGCTGTTGTTAAAGCGGCAGTAATGGCAGCAGAAGCTGTATCACAAGCTTCAACCATCACTGCGATGGGTGAACCCATACCCTTTACGCTTCAGGAATTAGCCGAAGCTGGTCCAGAAGATTATTGGAAAATCCACCAACATGATCAAATTGCCAAACCAGATTCATACGCCACAAATATGGCAGAACAACTTGAAGCAGTTTGTGCAGAGGAGGGGGTTACCAGACACATTGAACGTAACTTGGAAGAGACAGAAGGTACCTCAGACCAAGGGAAGAAGGTACTTCCTCCAAATGAGTTGTCAGAGCAGGTAGAAAGCAGCAATTTTCCGGTGAATGGCATGCGCTGGGGTCCTGCAGGGAATAGTGAAAAAGGGCTGGTGGAACCAAAACCTGGTAGGACATCCGTTTTTGATGAAACCGTTGGATCTTCTCCTAAATATCAGGTTGGATCTATATGTGCTTTGGAAAATTCCCAGAGTGAGGGAAACAGAGCAGCACACGAGTCAGCCAGAATATCTACAGAGAACCAAATTGAGGAAGGTTCCGTTCCAGAG GTTCTCTCCTGCGAGGAAGGTCTGGGGTGGTTGGTGTGGCTTCCAGCCAAGGTACTGAATTTGAAGCATGGCAAGGCATATGTCTGTTGTACTGAGCTTGCACGATGTGAAg GTCCTGATCAGAGAGAGTATGTGTTACTTGACGGAGAAGGAGGTCAAGCTCCGCGAATCCACATTCCGCATCTGGTGAGCGGCTTAAAATATGAAGGAACAAGGAAGAGGCAGAGATCAGCCGTAGGGGATTGCAGTTGGTCTACTGGAGATAAGGTGGATGCACATATAAACAATGG CTCTGAACTTGCAACATCAGTTACGGGAGTAGAACTGGATCCTGCAAAAGTGGACACTTCTGAActtcaaaagttgaaaaccatg CTTGAGAAAGCAATGCAAGAGTCGAGATCTAAAGATGCCAAAATGTTAAACTTGGAATCCAGAGTGAGATCAAAGGATCAGCTGTGTAAAAACCAACAGGAAGAAGTTGAAGAACTTGCAAGGAAGATGCATTTAAAGCTGGAAGTGCAGAGCCAATATGAGAAACAAGTTTGGCAACTTAATGACAAATTGAAGGGCAGAGAAGAAATTTGCAACGATCTTCAACGCAAG GTCATAGAGCTTGAAAGTAAACTGAAAGAACGAGAAACCTCGGTGTTTTTGGCACTTCAGCGTAAG ATCAAGGAGCTCGAAATCAAGCTGAAAGAGAAAGCTCAGCAACAATCTGACTCTGCGGTCCTTCAACTAATG GCTAGGCAGCCTGAATCTCAACACCCTGTACCTCCCAAGCCTTTAAATTGCGAGTTCCGTGATTGTGTATTATACAGGCCCGTACCCCTCCGTGAAAAAAAGAGAAGGCATGATAGCAAATGA
- the LOC113271794 gene encoding serine carboxypeptidase-like 25 isoform X1, with amino-acid sequence MASSNGNKIMLLSFLLLFLSSLSVSSSSKRTRAEEEEQHDRISALPGQPKVSFQQYSGYVTVNQKSGRALFYWLTEAAVRDPVSKPLVIWLNGGPGCSSVAYGASEEIGPFRLNKTGTGLYLNKFSWNSIANLLFIESPAGVGFSYSNTSSDLLNSGDRRTAKDCLEFVIQWLERFPRYKNRDVYITGESYAGHYVPQLAREIMAHNKIAKHPIHLKGIMVGNAVTDNYYDNVGTITYWWSHAMISDKTYRQLLNKCDFHRQKNSNECETLYSYAMDQEFGNIDQYNIYAPPCNKSDGSQRTLRLPHRPHQVFRQISGYEGYDPCTEKYAEIYYNRPDVQKALHANTTKIPYKWTACSETLNRNWNDTEASMLPIYKEMIAGGLRVWVFSGDVDSVVPVTATRFSLERLKLSAKIPWYPWYVKKQVGGWTEVYEGLTFATVRGAGHEVPLFKPRAAFQLFKSFLNGIPLPKSSN; translated from the exons ATGGCTTCTTCTAATGGAAATAAGATCATGCTTCTCTCTTTTCTACTTCTCTTCTTATCATCACTGAGCGTAAGTAGCAGTAGTAAGAGAACTAgagcagaagaggaagaacagcaTGATAGGATATCAGCACTACCAGGACAACCCAAAGTTTCTTTTCAACAGTATTCAGGTTATGTTACTGTTAACCAAAAATCCGGCAGAGCTCTGTTCTACTGGCTCACTGAAGCTGCTGTTCGTGATCCTGTCTCTAAACCCTTAGTCATCTGGCTCAATGGAG GTCCTGGCTGTTCATCAGTAGCTTATGGTGCATCGGAAGAAATAGGTCCGTTCAGGTTAAACAAAACTGGTACGGGTTTATACTTGAACAAGTTCTCATGGAACTCCATAGCCAACTTGCTATTCATCGAAAGTCCGGCAGGAGTCGGTTTCTCTTATTCTAATACATCCTCGGACTTGTTGAACTCCGGTGATCGGCGTACCG CAAAAGATTGTCTTGAATTCGTCATCCAGTGGTTAGAACGGTTCCCTCGTTACAAGAATCGGGATGTGTACATTACTGGAGAAAGCTACGCTGGTCACTATGTTCCTCAGTTAGCCAGGGAGATAATGGCACACAACAAAATCGCTAAACATCCCATTCATCTCAAAGGAATCATG GTTGGAAATGCGGTGACAGATAACTACTACGACAACGTAGGCACCATAACATATTGGTGGAGCCATGCAATGATTTCAGATAAAACGTACAGGCAACTACTCAACAAATGCGATTTTCATAGGCAAAAGAATTCAAACGAATGCGAAACGTTGTACTCGTACGCAATGGATCAAGAATTCGGAAACATTGACCAATACAACATTTATGCTCCACCATGCAACAAGTCAGATGGTAGCCAGAGGACGTTACGGTTGCCGCATAGACCTCACCAG GTATTTAGGCAAATTTCAGGATATGAAGGATACGATCCATGTACCGAAAAGTATGCAGAAATTTATTATAATCGGCCTGACGTACAAAAGGCTCTCCATGCAAATACAACTAAAATCCCTTACAAATGGACTGCGTGCAG TGAAACTTTAAACCGAAATTGGAACGACACGGAAGCATCGATGCTTCCAATATACAAAGAGATGATTGCTGGTGGATTGAGAGTCTGGGTATTTAG CGGCGATGTTGATTCAGTTGTGCCGGTTACTGCAACTAGATTCTCGCTTGAGCGCCTCAAGTTATCAGCAAAGATACCATGGTATCCATGGTATGTCAAGAAACAGGTGGGAGGATGGACAGAAGTATATGAAGGATTAACATTTGCAACAGTAAGAGGTGCAGGTCATGAAGTTCCTCTTTTCAAACCAAGAGCTGCTTTTCAACTTTTCAAGTCATTTTTGAATGGAATTCCTCTTCCGAAATCATCAAATTAA